The Panicum virgatum strain AP13 chromosome 5K, P.virgatum_v5, whole genome shotgun sequence genome has a window encoding:
- the LOC120710132 gene encoding uncharacterized protein LOC120710132 produces the protein MNFWFPAVWTVRDRSIVAGALWNASHETAGSSTAAAAAISAWSIDFESNRGNFSDLKYRYTMVDEARQRYFVDVLRSHRNKTKKGRFPATNYSYHDFEFRFFTGKGSGGSEIGEAQPVTIGSAMVYGDRLAADASFSRHGEVDMEELGLLPVSYNIHIRHVPPNLNPMRLNLTTMVTIEERVVTAEGVYDPATGVLCMIGYQELAGSGSTDCRTLITVQFVSLDAKARGHGRGVISSLRPRADPLFFDRMDVVLFGMYAEQAAESVSRMDMESAMLVASATLPCVFTALQILRAKRSPEASAATSITMLVVLALGYAAPLVIGAEALFVSRGTEYAPFLRRLPGELRQAMLRAPALIASAASRSKAETAAAAERKALIWVCLPLYVLGGALIVAVHASSGRGAALEEDFLAIRVGPEPATLWEDLASSTGMALDGFLLPQVAMNAFAGGGASAVVSPWFYVGGTVVRAMPHVYDAIRARGYVPSATPSNVYRAPVTTGSASRGTSPCVRRDGARRAAVLAAAAWWRLLVRFAEEIKRI, from the exons ATGAACTTCTGGTTCCCGGCCGTTTGGACGGTCCGGGACCGGAGCATTGTCGCCGGCGCGCTTTGGAACGCCAGCCACGAGACAGCCGggagcagcaccgccgccgccgctgcgataTCGGCGTGGAGCATCGACTTCGAGAGCAACAGAGGCAACTTCTCCGACCTGAAGTACAGGTACACGATGGTGGATGAGGCGAGGCAGCGCTACTTCGTAGACGTGTTGAGAAGCCACAGGAACAAGACCAAGAAGGGGCGTTTCCCGGCAACCAACTATTCCTACCATGACTTCGAGTTCCGTTTCTTCACGGGTAAGGGTAGCGGCGGCTCGGAGATCGGCGAAGCCCAGCCGGTTACCATCGGCTCGGCGATGGTCTACGGGGACaggctcgccgccgacgcctcctTCTCCCGGCACGGCGAGGTCGacatggaggagctcgggctgCTGCCCGTCAGCTACAACATCCACATCCGCCATGTTCCTCCGAATCTGAACCCGATGCGTCTCAACCTGACGACCATGGTCACTATCGAAGAACGCGTGGTCACGGCGGAGGGCGTGTACGACCCTGCGACGGGCgtcctgtgcatgatcggctaccaggagctcgccggcagcggCTCGACGGACTGCCGGACACTGATCACCGTGCAGTTCGTCTCGCTGGACGCAAAGGCGCGGGGCCACGGGAGAGGGGTGATCAGCAGCCTGAGGCCCCGGGCGGACCCTCTCTTCTTCGACAGGATGGACGTCGTCCTGTTCGGGATGTACGCCGAGCAGGCCGCCGAGTCGGTCTCCCGGATGGACATGGAGAGCGCCATGCTCGTGGCCTCCGCGACGCTGCCATGCGTCTTCACGGCCCTGCAGATCCTCCGCGCCAAGAGGAGCCCCGAGGCGTCCGCGGCCACGTCCATCACCATGCTCGTTGTCTTGGCCCTGGGCTACGCCGCCCCGCTCGTGATCGGCGCCGAGGCCCTGTTCGTGAGCAGGGGAACCGAGTACGCGCCGTTCCTGAGGAGATTGCCGGGCGAGCTGAGGCAGGCGATGCTGCGGGCGCCGGCACTGATCGC ATCGGCCGCCAGCCGGAGCAAGgccgagacggcggcggcggcggagaggaagGCGCTGATCTGGGTATGCCTGCCGCTGTACGTGCTCGGCGGCGCGCTGATCGTCGCCGTTCACGCGTCaagcgggcgcggcgcggcgctggaggaggatttCCTCGCCATACGCGTCGGCCCGGAGCCGGCCACGCTGTGGGAGGACCTCGCGTCGTCCACGGGGATGGCGCTGGACGGGTTCCTGCTCCCCCAGGTCGCCATGAACGCGTTcgcgggcggcggggcgagcgcCGTCGTCTCGCCGTGGTTCTACGTCGGCGGCACCGTGGTCCGCGCGATGCCGCATGTCTACGACGCGATCAGGGCCCGCGGATACGTGCCGAGCGCGACGCCGTCGAACGTGTATAGAGCCCCCGTGACGACCGGTTCGGCGTCACGTGGGACGTCGCCGTGCGTGCGGCGCGACGGTGCTCGCCGTGCTGCTGTTCTTGCAGCAGCGGCTTGGTGGCGTCTTCTTGTTCGGTTCGCGGAGGAGATCAAGCGAATATGA
- the LOC120710131 gene encoding uncharacterized protein LOC120710131, with protein MLQVLVSIQALVLNAKPVFNEPGHAKYANTPLGEKLSMTYNEKTFLLSCRTMQYSLRNPPKNFENFVVGHFRNHGRKILKVCKSYMAGAQVGCLVGDGERDVNDGGASCPANFKVPLKRLLADLLKAFSKIGVDCAEFQDPGAAKATAETPSSLKLFCLVHPGDRRMDGRDGRGATVPSGAKPAGLGVAGGGQLGYEPMRQLLHHQSFDAHKTLQDLQNCSLGFFSPPTRITAPTANCRQQPPLARMAGAQSHLYRLLLLRLLLLLPADPAATAAPYSSLCHSPAAAKDVPVSDQSPGGATPALPWTSTGHFSGGGDLHFAHGRSYARAFSFHPREGSSATADPTVTHLSATLTLEGSRLTRRHGSRPHSVSFDLDGYYSTATAAAAELCMVGSGSYAREDGSGVVVLSDVVLRLTVPRPAKLSAPFVTGRLGGADFNPVALVAYAEDDYAYSEAASCPPAPPPAGARPMLGAGFSCGLLRALLGRGSYGLEYRPPSGRAATASGFPLRLRHGSIYINQMRCAADGAVRAYMVFYTNTNQPAASPSNDTAARWGRGRGFLVGDEALVADGFWDSSRSRLCLRACRVASSGRSGADLAVRECGIGASFWFPAVWSLRDRSVAAGMIWNASGSIDGDAAISVSTTWGGYPYQVAGIKYNYTRVEEAKKHHDSMPALSKERKGRFPGNSSFRDFAFSFSLKKRGGLTGYAWPVTIGSAMVEGDGLVADAAFAAQEVNKHRLLNVSYTLRYYAPAAYGNSPANSPQLRRVSAEGVYDTRAGSLCMVACQAINVSSSESDCEVLVTVKFAPMDAVARERAVGTISSLRKPGEDPLFFEALEFAGDGMYVERLAESVSRMDMEGIMLVASMALSCVFTALQLRHVKKHPEALPAMSVTTLVVLALGYVIPLVLNLEDTYSRDSRRQYFVKLTGDGMLELHALVLRASAVLALVLQLRLLQFALSSRRPADQAGSKREGSSPSPSDAERSTLWVCLPLYALGAVVVWIVHTSDGHLGLSAPPGQGLVYDLAAYAGLVLDGFLLPQVVRNALSGSRVRVLSPWFYAGGTAIRAAPHAYDAFRKRGYVPSLRPSFEYAGPRDDLFGAGWDVAVPCGAALLAALLFLQQRLGGAFLCGSKSRGPGEYEMVSTRS; from the exons ATGCTGCAAGTCTTGGTCTCCATTCAGGCCTTGGTGTTGAATGCCAAACCAGTTTTCAATGAACCTGGGCATGCTAAGTATGCTAACACTCCTCTTGGGGAGAAGCTATCTATGACGTACAATGAAAAGACTTTTCTGCTATCCTGCAGAACAATGCAGTACTCTCTTCGGAATCCACCAAAG AATTTTGAGAACTTCGTTGTTGGCCATTTCCGCAACCATGGGCGCAAAATCCTGAAAGTGTGCAAGTCCTACATGGCCGGTGCCCAAGTTGGTTGCCTCGTCGGAGATGGCGAGCGGGACGTCAACGATGGTGGCGCGAGCTGCCCCGCCAACTTCAAGGTCCCGCTGAAGCGGCTACTCGCGGATCTGCTGAAGGCGTTCTCCAAGATAGGTGTCGATTGCGCTGAGTTCCAGGATCCTGGAGCCGCCAAAGCCACAGCAGAAACCCCATCGAGCCTGAA GCTGTTCTGCCTTGTGCACCCAGGAGATCGACGGATGGATGGCCGGGATGGTCGCGGTGCTACAGTGCCGTCCGGCGCGAAGCCGGCAGGTCTGGGTGTTGCCGGTGGAGGTCAGCTCGGCTATGAGCCAATGCGCCAGCTTTTGCACCACCAGTCCTTCGACGCGCAT AAGACGTTGCAGGACCTGCAAAATTGCAGCCTCGGTTTCTTCTCCCCACCTACTAGAATAACCGCGCCAACCGCCAACTGCCGGCAGCAGCCTCCTCTGGCCAGAATGGCGGGGGCTCAGAGCCACCTCTAccgtctcctcctcctgcgcctcctcctgctgctccccgCGGACCCCGCCGCCACGGCAGCGCCGTACTCCTCGCTCTGCCACTCCCCCGCGGCCGCTAAAGATGTCCCCGTCTCCGACCAATCCCCCGGCGGAGCAACGCCCGCTCTCCCTTGGACCTCCACCGGCCacttctccggcggcggcgacctccacTTCGCCCACGGCCGGTCCTACGCCCGCGCCTTCTCGTTCCACCCACGCGAGGGCTCCAGTGCCACCGCCGACCCCACCGTCACCCATCTCTCCGCGACGCTCACCCTCGAGGGGTCCCGCCTCACCCGGCGCCACGGCAGCCGCCCCCACTCCGTCTCCTTCGACCTCGACGGCTACTACTCCaccgccacagccgccgccgcggagctctgcatGGTCGGCTCCGGCTCCTACGCGAGAGAGGACGGCTCCGGCGTCGTTGTCCTCTCCGACGTCGTGCTCCGCCTGACCGTACCGCGCCCGGCCAAGCTCTCCGCGCCCTTCGTCACGGGCCGCCTCGGGGGCGCCGACTTCAACCCCGTCGCCCTCGTCGCCTACGCCGAGGACGACTACGCGTACAGCGAGGCCGCGTCCTgcccgccggcaccgccgccggctggcGCGCGACCGATGCTCGGCGCGGGGTTCTCGTGCGGCCTCCTCAGGGCTCTGCTCGGAAGAGGCTCCTACGGCCTGGAGTACAGGCCGCCTAGTGGGCGCGCGGCTACGGCGAGCGGCTTCCCGCTGCGGCTGCGCCATGGGAGCATTTACATCAACCAGATGCGCTGCGCAGCCGACGGCGCCGTGCGCGCGTACATGGTGTTCTACACCAACACCAACCAACCGGCCGCCTCCCCATCCAACGACACGGCCGCACGGTGGGGGCGTGGGCGTGGCTTCTTGGTCGGGGACGAGGCGCTCGTCGCCGACGGGTTCTGGGACTCGTCCCGGAGCCGGCTCTGCCTGAGGGCGTGCCGGGTGGCGAGCTCGGGCCGGTCCGGCGCGGACCTAGCCGTCCGCGAGTGCGGGATCGGGGCCAGCTTCTGGTTCCCGGCCGTGTGGTCGCTCCGCGACAGGAGCGTCGCCGCCGGGATGATCTGGAACGCGAGCGGCAGCATCGACGGCGACGCCGCAATCTCGGTGTCCACAACCTGGGGCGGCTACCCGTACCAGGTTGCCGGCATCAAGTACAACTACACCCGGGTGGAGGAGGCCAagaagcaccacgactccatgCCGGCGTTGAGCAAGGAGAGGAAGGGCCGGTTCCCCGGCAACTCCTCGTTCCGGGACTTCGCGTTCAGCTTCTCCCTGAAGAAGCGAGGAGGACTCACCGGGTACGCCTGGCCGGTCACGATCGGCTCGGCCATGGTCGAAGGCGACGGGCTGGTCGCCGACGCGGCCTTCGCGGCACAAGAGGTGAACAAGCATAGGCTGTTGAACGTCAGCTACACTTTGCGATACTATGCCCCAGCTGCCTACGGGAACTCGCCTGCCAATTCGCCGCAGCTGCGGCGCGTCTCGGCAGAAGGCGTCTACGACACCAGGGCAGGCTCCCTGTGCATGGTGGCCTGCCAAGCGATCAACGTCTCGTCGTCGGAGTCGGACTGCGAGGTGCTCGTCACCGTCAAGTTCGCTCCGATGGACGCAGTGGCTAGGGAGCGCGCCGTGGGGACGATCAGCAGCCTAAGAAAGCCGGGCGAGGACCCTCTCTTCTTCGAGGCGCTGGAGTTCGCCGGCGACGGGATGTACGTGGAGCGGCTGGCGGAGTCGGTCTCCAGGATGGACATGGAGGGCATCATGCTGGTGGCGTCCATGGCGCTGTCCTGCGTGTTCACGGCCCTGCAGCTGCGCCACGTGAAGAAGCACCCGGAGGCGCTGCCGGCCATGTCGGTCACCACGCTCGTCGTCCTCGCGCTTGGCTACGTGATCCCGCTCGTGCTCAACCTCGAGGACACGTACAGCAGGGACAGCCGCAGGCAGTACTTCGTCAAGCTGACCGGCGACGGGATGCTGGAGCTGCACGCGCTCGTGCTGCGGGCAAGCGCCGTGCTGGCCCTCGTCCTGCAGCTGCGCCTCCTCCAGTTCGCCCTGtcgtcgcggcggccggcggatcAAGCGGGGAGCAAGCGCGAgggctcgtcgccgtcgccgtccgacGCCGAGAGGAGCACGCTCTGGGTATGCCTGCCGCTGTACGCGCTCGGCGCCGTCGTGGTCTGGATCGTGCACACGAGCGACGGCCACCTCGGCCTTTCCGCGCCGCCGGGACAGGGATTGGTGTACGACCTCGCGGCGTACGCGGGGCTGGTCCTGGACGGGTTCCTGCTGCCCCAGGTCGTCCGGAACGCGCTCTCGGGCTCCAGGGTGCGGGTGCTCTCGCCGTGGTTCTACGCAGGCGGCACCGCGATCCGCGCGGCGCCGCACGCGTACGACGCGTTCAGGAAGCGGGGCTACGTGCCGAGCCTGAGGCCGTCGTTCGAGTACGCGGGCCCCCGCGACGACCTCTTCGGCGCCGGGTGGGACGTGGCCGTGCCGTgcggggcggcgctgctcgccgcgctGCTCTTCTTGCAGCAGCGGCTCGGGGGCGCCTTCTTGTGCGGGTCGAAGAGCAGAGGGCCAGGAGAATACGAGATGGTGTCCACCAGGTCCTAG
- the LOC120707603 gene encoding uncharacterized protein LOC120707603, translating to MQEASSPLPALSNGYQPLPSLYLGFLAIWAASGFSWAFSSWRNRHFQVNNLQWILALVPLIKALQMALSFLFWYSCVHLQTCSLWMSFGAYVTGILFQTASFVSFMLISHGYCIMCERLSIRERRTTAVLGCLLYLSLVGYKAAVPYFTVFLLINYFASFYIIFRRTSQNLIVLQEQLSFIEEEDIHSLHGTLNTKYTMFKRFQGTMQVAAVAFIMVYMRADDTPDNYWFRVLVREWVQFCIFMYIGWNFRIPEASLHLPVIPLMKSAWEIAMPPIYSVEMDAADFKGLVSDQWHVGVRTGSGCSAQPLLVLVQNPSPTASPSARAPKFQLDRENQV from the exons ATGCAGGAGGCGTCGTCTCCTCTCCCGGCGCTCAGCAACGGCTACCAGCCGCTCCCGTCGCTCTACCTTGGGTTTCTCGCCATATGGGCGGCCTCCGGCTTCTCCTGGGCGTTCAGCTCCTGGCGGAACCGCCATTTCCAG GTGAATAATCTTCAATGGATCCTGGCTCTGGTCCCGTTGATCAAGGCGCTCCAGATGGCACTCTCATTCCTGTTCTG GTACTCGTGCGTGCACCTCCAGACGTGCTCGCTGTGGATGTCCTTCGGCGCGTACGTGACGGGGATCCTCTTCCAGACGGCCTCCTTCGTCTCCTTCATGCTCATCTCGCACGGCTACTGCATCATGTGCGAGCGCCTGTCCATCCGGGAGAGGCGAACCACCGCCGTCCTGGGGTGCCTGCTCTACCTGAGCCTCGTCGGCTACAAGGCTGCGGTCCCGTATTTCACA GTCTTTCTGCTTATCAACTATTTCGCGTCATTTTACATCATATTCCGGCGCACATCCCAGAACCTGATAGTTCTGCAGGAGCAGCTCAGCTTCATAGAGGAGGAGGACATCCATTCATTGCACGGCACTCTGAACACAAAGTACACAATGTTCAA GAGATTTCAGGGCACGATGCAGGTGGCCGCAGTGGCATTCATCATG GTGTACATGAGGGCTGACGACACGCCGGATAACTACTGGTTTCGCGTGTTAGTGCGCGAGTGGGTGCAGTTCTGCATCTTCATGTACATTGG GTGGAACTTCAGAATCCCTGAAGCATCGCTTCATCTGCCGGTCATACCCCTTATGAAATCAGCATGGGAGATCGCCATGCCTCCTATTTACAGTGTG GAGATGGACGCAGCCGATTTCAAAGGCCTCGTCTCGGATCAATGGCATGTCGGAGTG AGGACTGGTTCGGGTTGTTCTGCCCAGCCGCTACTGGTGCTAGTTCAGAACCCTAGCCCAACGGCTTCACCTTCTGCTAGAGCCCCAAAGTTTCAGTTGGACAGGGAGAACCAGGTGTAG